A DNA window from Victivallis lenta contains the following coding sequences:
- a CDS encoding helix-turn-helix domain-containing protein → MPQRNSRMVCPDWAKRELYGEPYITRQEVCDYLGISISTLMKLRKNGLPTYQVGGQKRFRLSDVNEFIKQNYLGE, encoded by the coding sequence ATGCCCCAAAGAAACTCAAGAATGGTTTGCCCCGACTGGGCAAAGAGAGAACTGTATGGAGAACCGTACATTACCCGGCAGGAAGTATGCGACTACCTCGGCATCAGCATTTCAACATTGATGAAACTGCGGAAAAACGGCCTGCCTACTTATCAAGTCGGCGGTCAAAAGAGATTCCGGCTTTCAGATGTAAATGAATTTATCAAACAAAACTATCTCGGAGAGTAA